GAATGTTCtacatataattgtatatatcataacattGATAAATCTAATAACTATCATTACAAATTGCTCTAAAGCACTGAAACAACATAATTACCATCAACATGGATATACTAGTACTGTAAAGTTGCTAATATTTGCAGGAATTTCAATTTCACTAAATTTGAAGATTTATCCCTATTTGCAAAATCTAATTcctgacattttttttttcttttacatataACGCCCTGTCACATGATTGACACTTCTAAAAGGTACAAAGCTGATTCTATGCCCATGCAAATATGttccaaatgataattaaattgtgaaatttcaCACCTATATTCACTTGTGGTTACAGTATTTCACTTTTCACACTGACGATAGTATGATAATTTTTGCACTGTGTGTCCATGGTGGAACTGTTCACATGTCAAGAACTACACTTACTGATATGTTTATGAGTGGATATATATTAGTGGAGATtaaataacagtaaaataaGGGAAATTTTTCATGTTACAAATGATTACACTTTTAGAGCGAATGTGATTCAGTATATTTTCAAACAGCtagaatatttattttacattatttggGTAAACTATTGACTCTGTTACAGTAGACTAGCTAGCATCGTCACAGACTCACAGTTCATTACCCTAATTAGTTTGGTTAAATTAGTATAGCGTCCAGCCAgcgtcatttaaggacatgccatatttagttggtggaggaaagacaGAAAGCATCCGAGAAAAAACAtggaccagcggtcagtacctggcaactgctctaAAGGGGATTAaaacttgcaacccagaggtggagagctcaTGGTAATAAAGtgaattttaatttaaagagtatgtaaatgtataaaCGTAGGCAGATATAAACCTGCGTGAAAATTTAAGGCATTTATTTGTATGGAAATATGTTTTTGaatcataaaatgaaaattaaataatgcCAAGCagaatatttttaacaaaattacaaCATGGTTTTGACAGGTTTTTACAACATTTACCAAAATTGGGactacaaataaaatttgattgagAATGTATGAGGAATGTTATCATATGTATAATAAGTTAAATCTTTTTGCTCAAGATTTCATATAAAGCACAGTTCCTTAATTAACTTAATATCCAAATAATCTACAAATATCATAAACAATGGTACATATccaatatatctacatttaaaatCACAGCGCGTCATGAGCACAGTAACATCATACAACATTACAAATTTTATACATCATAAACACTCTTATACACTTCAACAACAACACcgactggtttttttttttacatatccTCGAAATCTCAGAGTCTCCAGTAAAAATATATCATCTTCCAACATCTTTTAGCATCAGGTGGGAAAATTAggtaactcattcacccctgacaACACATTTAatctcttctaaatcaaagactagaccagtccattatgaaattgcAGGGGTTAATGAGTTCATAAGGTAAAAATTATCTTTAACGACCACCTccgtataaagatcacctgttTAATATGAACACTTTCTACGGGTCCCAAATTGTCCATTATAACACAATTTTACCAGTACGTGAAAACCAATTTGTAATAATGACCATTTCTCTATGTTATAAAgacaaatgtttttattgtcccCATGCatggtgatctttatagactggtttgactgtatattaaTTTCAAAGCAAAgttatttgggtttttttttttcctttatcaGAGCTTAAATCATGACATATTGCCAGTTTACCGATTATTACcaataaggccaaaaaaaaccAACGTCTGTTTATGGTCACCCGactgaccctaattttttacccttGACCCTAATTTCttttcccacttttctacgaaaaaaaatttaaagtcCGGATTTCAATCTAAAACTCCGGTTCCAGCAATTTCTTTAGAGTGATAAGacactaaatattttttttttttaattctgacCTATCGaacctatttttttttgccaacGTAAccttaaacagacatattatttttttggccaAATCGGAATCACCACACTAAGTATAGTGTTAAACATATACTGTAAGATACATCCTCCCtcctaaattaatacacacTGTACCATGAGATTGTTATCCTCAATCATAGAAATTGAATGCCATTTCAATGTCATCCAATCTGAGACGTAAAAGAGATTACTACAATTGGTCGCCTCTCATCTGGACGAGTTGGAAGGGTTCTGTACTTCATGGCTAGTATCCTGGAAATAACAGAAAAGATTGTGAGTAGTGACAACTTCGAACCACTAGGCCCTGGTCTTACCACAATCTCAGGatgacacaacacaaatatacacacTACATTCAATTAAATTGCCCCTTGGTTGCTTTTGGCAACAAAAGTGTATTGACAACCGGTTGCTATGTATAACACAATTATATCAACACACTATTACATGTATCTCTCTCTCTATGGTTGCTATGGATACCTCCACTATACTGATTTACCTTTACCATTCTCCTTTTGGTTGATATGGGTAACACAACTCCCTGTAGTTGCTATGGATACCCTACCATACTGACTTGCCTTTGTATGTCTTTATTTAGTTGCtttatataagtaataaaaaTCACCCTTGGTTGCTATGGGTAACACAAACACATTGACTTACCATCATTTCTTTCACCATGGTTGCTAAGGGTAACACAAACACATTGACTTACCATCATTTCTCTCCCCTTGGTTGCTAAGGGTAACACAAACACATCAACTTACCATCATTTCTCTCCCCATGGTTGCTATGGGTAACACAAACACATATACTTACCATTATTTCTCTTCTCTTGGTTGCTATGGGTAACACATATTGACTTACCATCATTTTTCTCTCCATGGTTATTATGGGTAACTCAAACAAATTGACTAACCTTCATCTCTCTGCCCTTGGTTTCTATGGGTAACACAAGCATATTTACGTACCTTCATCTCTCTGTCCTTGGTTTCTATGAGTAACATAAGCATATTTACGTAACTTCATCTCTCTGCTCTTGGGTTTCTATGGGTAACACAAACATATTTACGTACCTTCATCTCTCTGCCCTTGGTTTCTATGGGTAACACAAGCATATTTACGTACCTTCATCTCTCTGTCCTTGGTTTCTATGGGTAACACAAGCATATTTACGTACCTTCATCTCTCTGCCCTTGGGTTTCTATGGGTAACACAAACATATTTACGTACCTTCATCTCTCTGCCCTTGGTTGCTATGGGTAACACAAACATATTTACGTACCTTCATCTCTCTGCCCTTGGTTGCTATGGGTAAcacaaacatatttacataccTTCATCTCTCTGTCCTTGGTTTCTATGGGTAACACAAGCATATTTACATACCTTCATCTCTCTGCCCTTGGTTGCTATGGGTAAcacaaacatatttacataccTTCATCTCTCTGCCCTTGGGTTTCTATGGGTAACACAAGCATATTTACATACCTTCATCTCTCTGCCCTTGGTTGCTATGGGTAACACAAGCATATTTACGTACCTTCATCTCTCTTCCCTTGGGTTTCTATGGGTAACACAAGCATATTTACATACCTTCATCTCTCTGCCCTTGGTTGCTATGGGTAACACAAGCATATTTACGTACCTTCATCTCTCTGCCCTTGGGTTTCTATGGGTAACACAAGCATATTTACATACCTTCATCTCTCTGCCCTTGGTTGCTATGGGTAACACAAGCATATTTACGTACCTTCATCTCTCTTCCCTTGGGTTTCTATGGGTAACACAAGCATATTTACATACCTTCATCTCTCTGCCCTTGGTTACTATGGGTAAcacaaacatatttacataccTTCATCTCTCTGCCCTTGGTTTCTATGGGTAAcacaaacatatttacataccTTCATCTCTCTGTCCTTGGTGTCTATGGGTAACACTAACATATTTACGTACCTTCATCTCTCTACCCTTGGGTTTCTATGGGTAAcacaaacatatttacataccTTCATCTCTCTGCCCTTGGTTGCTATGGGTAACACAAACATATTTACGTACCTTCATCTCTCTACCCTTGGGTTTCTATGGGTAACACAAACATATTTATGTACCTTCATCTCTCTGTCCTTGGTTTCTATGGGTAACACAAACATATTTACGTACCTTCATCTCTCTACCCTTGGGTTTCTATGGGTAACACAAACATATTTACGTACCTTCATCTCTCTCCCCTTGGTTGCTATGGGTAACACAAACATATTTACGTACCTTCATCTCTCTACCCTTGGGTTTCTATGGGTAACACAAACATATTTACGTACCTTCATTTCTCTGCCCTTGGTTTCTATGGGTAACAATATAGACACAGCCGTGGCTACCAGGGATATGACACCATATGTGGAAATGGCTGTGTATGATGATGATCTCAGCAAAACCTGAAAAAGGTAcaatttcaaatatgtattgCCTTCATTCAGACTTAAGCTgttttaacataaaacattcattttgaAACTTCAGGATGATGATAGTCTGGAAAACTCACAACTGAAATATCAGATTTGAtcattatacagttgttgactggggttgagggcaacagatgatttgttggaccagAAGACAAATTGTTATAGTCACCTGTTTATCTGTACTAACCTGTGCTATAAATGGAGTAATAATTGCCCCTACTCTGGCCATAGCACTGCAGCAACCCAGCCCTATAGCTCTCATGGAGGTGGGATACACCTGGaataaaacacacatacatCAAGGGAGATGTAAAGCAATGAAATGGAAAAACGGATTATAAAGTTTTAAACTGGAATTTCATCCCATTTAgaatttcacaaataaaataggtttaaattaaataaaatcacaaGTTATGATTTGGAATACTGtgataaaactttttttatgaCTACTAATTACAAATTTTGCTAGGATCAAGtatttctgtttcaaatggaATTCGCAGAGATTATTTGCATGGAATAAATTCTGTTTAATTTAAGAAGGTAAGCATATATTTAATGATACAATTTTTTCGTAAATTAAATATCATCATAAAACtcatgaaaacaaatttcatgctaaaaaaattggtttacagtatatccACAGATAGAGGTTATGGAGATGTTCTCAATCTGATCTTCACCTTGAAAACATGGcacttttttcaaaatatactaAAATTGTTTAAGTCAAATAAAGCGTACCTCTGGTGTATATACATAAGCTGCCTGGAAAGCCCCCGATATAAAGGCTCGGGCTACAAACAGGAAGAAGGTCAGTACCGGCCTGAAATGTACGAGGTTCCATTattataccgtattcgacctcATAAGACcctatgtccctataagcgcccctccccctttttgaggcctcaatttcaattgcacaggcataaataaagaccaaaactacaaaaaaatgtatagatttgcaataatttcgtttTATTAGTAcctttgcatttttttcaatttttttttaaatgccctcGGCACTTGGATCGAATACGGTAGCAATGATTACAACAGTTAAATAACACAAGGTCATTAATAGTAATAGTCATTAGGCCTACAAAATATAGTCATCATTCCAATCATTTTTCTGCTGCCAGGAAATgactgattttttatttttggtgGTAGAATAGTAccaatttcaaaataatcatCTACAAAAAACCAATACTTTTACTTTTCTCTGAACTAATCATGGTCTTTATGCTTAAATTCAAAGTCCTTTACATTCAGTATTTTAGTAAGTGATAATGTCAAAAACTTTGGAAAATTATACATGCTGCATTTactttaaacagtttttttgtttgtttttttattattataaatgtatctGCACAAATAGATAAACAATTTTTTCGAGCAAATGGATTTCTTATTATCAACAGGTTAACACTCTTTAACGAAAGCATAccgtgatgtacatatattagATAGAAGAACAAACACAGTGAAGACACAGAATTCCATCGCCATGGTGAACTTCCTCCCAATCTTCTCAATCACCACAACAGTCACAAATAGTCCTGTAATAtatggtaaccatggtaactagTAAACATCACAACTATAGTGTCGAAATGGTATAATCCCCTTCCCCAAAAGATGTTTCTTGTCATTATAAAAATGTGATGAAGATAACAATCATTATCAAATTGTCACAAACAATTACTCTGTTGGTTGTGATAAGGAAATAATGGAAAAACTAGAACAGCATAGGACAGGAAGAAACAGACCTAGGTAGATCCGACGTTATATCCCCAACCCcatccctcactcctcacccatAATTCTGTGGATGGGTGGAGTGCTCCATATGACCAagattcattattttttgtgataaaaaatttttttttgcttagATCAGGTCCATAAATCAGGGGATCAACCTTCACTGAAGTCCATAACTGTAATGTTTTATAACGTATATTGATACCTGGAAACTCTGCGAATGTGGTCCAGGTCAAGTCTATATAGTCCCCAGTATTGAGACCGTTACACTTGAGGAAACATGGCGCCTTGGCTCGGATTTCAGACCCTGaaataaacattgaaaaatCACACCATCATGGATAACACaattttgatacaatattcAGACCATTTCTCTAACTCTTCAAGGgattgtaaaaataaatcaatataatgCAGACTAGAGAATAACCTGTCTAAACCAGCCACTGTCTTTTCTGGATCCTGTCTTTTCAGAAGTAATTGTATGGTATTTTCCTTTTTGATttatagtaattataaaaacCACGATAATCCAGAATCTATCTAGATACTGGCCAAACCTGCTGGTCCTAGTGAtatccggtttagacaagttacatTGCATATTTCCATGTCTTATGAAATCTTGAATAAAACATcttgaagaaaacaaaacacaagaAATCATAAAAGTAGACCCTTTATCAATAAAGTAGACCTAGTCAGTAAAAGGAAAATTGGGTAAAAACTTGAATCAGGACTTTTTAAATTAGTGCTTTTTTTAGTAGTTTTAGAGGTAAGCATATTCTAGAACTACAAAGGAAACAAGACCATATAGCCACCTACTGCTAAAACTATGTAATCCTTCCCAATTCTACTTCAATGCCTaccaaattatctccccttatctaGATCcatcagagttatttcccttagttTTGCTCCATCAGTGAAGCagcaaaaacaaacaatttaaacaaagtttactaATTTCCCTGTAatcaaatatcatttggtttaacatcctattaatagacatttaaggacgtgccaggtttagtAGGATGAGGAAAGAGTTCCCGGAGAACAActactgaccagtggtcagtatctggaccagtggtcagtatctggtaactaCCTCGCCTGGGATTCTATAACCAAGTCTAGCCCATGGAGACAGCAGCAAAGTAACAAGAATTATACTAACTGATAAAGAAAAAGCTAAGCTTGGGATATGAAAGCAGAAACTTGTTGAAacttaattaaaaaagaattagTGAGCGTCTTCAAAGAAAAATTAGGTTGAAAAAGCAAATGAATTTAATAGGTATTTTGCACTCCAATACAACCCGTATAAGTTATTTTAACAACTAATCAGCCATATACCAACAGTTTGAGTTATAATCtttaacaaaaaatacaacaaagacATAAATACAGCAAAACTTAACTTATATACCAACAGTGAAACTAATGAGTTATCCAACCCCCCCAACGTCCTCCCTTCTCGTCATAACTTACAACAATATCTGTACCTGTAGGAGACAAAGCTTCATCGATATATACACCCTATCGtgtttattgtgtaaatgttataaaaatgaatagaTTTATCAAGTCAACCAATAATTTTGCTAATCATTAATACAGTTCATGGTAAATCTTAACAAGTTAGTTGATATTgagttttatcacataactggcccgttcagccatgtcatacagccatgtcatacatttcgtaagacacatgtgtaataaaactattgtgacgtcactggtAGATCTGATGTTATTATCTTTATATGACTATGCATGATTGTCTCAATAGATGGACACGTCACATCCGAGCCAGTATATATAGAGACAAATTCTTAaaatttacttatatttctattattatgtGAGTTAAGTGaaaaatagaatcttacactcatgactatgcaatataaaatttatcagACTTGATAAATAATTTGACATACCACTCACCTAAAGTCTGCACTTGATATCAAGTTAACAGTTGATATTGAGTTAATGCAGTTGATATCAAGTTAATGCAGTTGATGTTGATTTAATGCAGTTGATATTGAGTTAATGCAGTTGATATTGAGTTAATGCAGTTGATATTGAGTTAATGCAGTTGATATCAAGTTAACAGTTGATATTGAGTTAATGCAGTTGATATTGAGTTAATGCAGTTGATATTGAGTTAATGCAGTTGATATTGAGTTAATGCAGTTGATATTGAGTTAATGCAGTTGATATTGAGTTAATGCAGTTGATATTGAGTTAATGCAGTTGATATTGAGTTAATGCAGTTGATATTGAGATAATGCAGCATAGATCTAGAGTTATTGCAAAACTTTCAACTCTTGAATAATATCTTCAGTGTAAACAATACTTATATACTTACCATGACAACCATCTGAGATCTCAAATAATTCTGTAGTCATCAGTACGATTCCATAGTAAGAGAAAGCGGACACAAACCTGAAAACATCAATGTAATCAGAAATTACACAACATTTCAAATCCTTCTATAACGTTGATTTGTTTTTCTGATTATAAATGAACAGATATGGTATTGCAAGGATAggtttctatttatttatgtGAACGCAAATAAGACACACATCCCAACaaaagaaataaaggtcaaaatcGGGTATGCATTGTTATGTACATGCGGTGAATgagtatatatttaaagttgtttttttttctaatcatTAGTCTCATTACAAAGTATACTGACTAGCTGATAGTAGTTGGTAGACTCTCTTAATGACAAGATTAAGTTGGAACAAGTACCATCATTGCAATAAAATCTGTTTTGTCAAAGCATGGAGACAGCTAGAGTCCAAAACCTCTCCCATATATAGAAACACTCAAAGTCTGAAACGGTTTTGAGAATGATTAAAAGAATTAGAAATTAAAGTACTAAGGAAGGCAGGTGTTACATGgctaaatcaaagtactgaaagtacttaGGAAATGAGGCGTTGCATGACCAAATCAAAGGACTGAGAATGCGAGGTGTTACATGACTTAATCAAAGTACTGGAGAAGCAAGGAGTTACATGACTAAATCAAAATACTGAGGAAGCGAGGTGTAGCATGactaaatcaaagtactgaaagtactgaagaagAGAGGTGTTACATGACTAAATTAAAGTAATGAAAGTACTGAAGCTGAGAGGTGTTACATGactaaatcaaagtactgaaagaaCTAAGGAAGGGGGGTGTTACATGactaaatcaaagtactgaaagtactgaaaagtaTATGTTAATAACAATTGGGGTAAAAGGCCAAAGTAAGGTAGTGCCCACTGCCCAGGAAGATATTTGGAATAAATCAAATTGCTGAAAGTACTTGGGAGGCATTAAATAGAATTAGGGAAATGCTCCAATGAAAAACCAAAAGTTGGATAGTGTGGAGAATAAAATTTCTACTGAAAGGACAATAAAATGAGATTCACAAACTCAAGTCATCATTTACGATCATAATCAGAAGCAGGTATAAATCTTTTATCATACTTGACAAGATGATGAAACCTATGTTTTGTACCAAAACATCAGTAATGGAGAGACTCATGTGTTTACTTACCATATTACCCATAAAAGTATTGTAGTTTTCCTTAACTCCGGAATAAAAAGATCTTTTATACTGCCTCTGCTTGTAGTCTGCAAGAGAAAAAGATTGTATAATTGTCGTTATAGTAACAATGTGTTGATCAACACCTTCTTAACCATGTATTAACCAATGTAATGATGATAAGTTTAAACTCTGAAAATATCTCATTTAAACTAATATAGCAATGGAAACTAATATGGCAACAAATGTATTCATTCATAGAGCGCATTAATATATATCTGTTGGCATCAGCATTAAAACTACCGTATATGCAGTCAGAAGATAAATCTTGAGGCATGTTAAACTCACCTTAGAAGATGAATCTACCAGTCTCCCTAGAGGCATGGGCTTTCCGTTCTCTTTGGCAATCCTCTCAAGTGTAGCCATTGCTTTCTCTGGCTGTCCTCGACACATGTCATATCTAGCACTTTCAGGCAACCACTACAAGGAGAAACAACTCTGTCAATACTGATGACTGggtctttaaaaaaaatttcaagaACCTGTTGTATTTAAAAaggtattttgaaatattaatggtaatgttttcttaaataaaagCAAAACACAATTGAATTATCTACTATGATGgtgtaataaacaaattttgatttattgttacaattatacttataacacagtAGGTGTTGCTATATATCAGAGATCAAGTAAAAGGGGAAATAATCCAAGCCACCTACAAAACAGCAAATAGAAAACAATAGCAGTGGAAGAGCAGAGAGTCCTAGAAGCCATTTCCATCCTAGTGTTGGCATGACAACCAGTGCAAGCAACACCTCGAAACAAGCACCAATAGCCCAGAATATCTGTAAAGAGAAATCAGAAACCAAATTTTATCAGTTGACAATATAAGATGGACATATATACTGTTCAGACTTAAGAtttgttactataaataattccttagtgaattaaaaaaaaactttgccAAAAGATAACTATTGTTTAAAATTTAAGTTTTGTATGATTTAATAGTACCaagtaaataaaatcttaaatgtgtttttatagtttaacgtcctatatacagccagggtcatgtaagggcaTGCTAGGTtttttggtggaggaaagccgagGCACCTAgaaaaaaaccactgaccagtgaTCAATACCTGGCAATCCCCCttcatgggattcaaactcgagACCCAGAGGTGAAGAGCTTGTGATTattgtcgagacatcttaaccactaggccaccgTGGCACCAAATCTTTACTGTATTTATGGGTACAATTTTTATGGTTGAAGCACGTCAGATGAAGTGACAAAACTGCTATAAGAATGAACTACCATGAACTACCAAGAAATACTTTAACAAATTGTGATATATACCTCTACTAATACCACACATCTGGCTCTGGAGGAAGACGGCAGGAActcagcatacagagttacactgtcaatggaaaatcaccATACAGAGTTAAACTGTCAATGGTAAATCAGCAAacagagttacactgtcaatggaaaatcagcatacagagttacactgtcaatggaaaatcagcatacagagttacactgtcaatggaaaatcagcatacagagttacactgtcaatggaaaatcagcatacagagttacactgtcaatggaaaatcagcatacagagttacactgtcaatggaaaatcagcatacagagttacactgtcaatggaaaatcagcatacagagttacactgtcaatggaaaatcagcatacagagttacactgtcaatggaaaatcagcatacagagttacactgtcaatggaaaatcagcatacagagttacactgtcaatggaaaatcagcatacagagttacattgtcaatggaaaatcagcatacagagttacactgtcaatggaaaatcagcaaACAGAGTTACACTGTTAATGGAAAATCAGCAAACAGAGTTACattgtcaatggaaaatcagcatacagagttacactgtcaatggaaaatcagcatacacagttacatgtcaatggaaaatcagcatacagttacactgtcaatggaaaatcagcatacaagttacatgtcaatggaaaatcagcatacagttacactgtcaatggaaaatcagcatacacagttacactgtcaatggaaaatcagcatacagagttacactgtcaatggaaaatcagcatacagagttacatgtcaatggaaaatcagcatacagagttacactgtcaatggaaaatcagcatacagagttacatTGTCAATGGaaaaatcagcatacagagttacattgtcaatggaaaatcagcatacacagttacatgtcaatggaaaatcagcatacagagttacactgtcaatggaaaatcagcatacacAGTTACATTGTCAAtgaaaatcagcatacagagttacactgtcaatggaaaatcagcatacagagttacactgtcaatggaaaaaTCACCATACAtagttacactgtcaatggaaaatcaccatacagagttacactgtcaatggaaaatcagcatacagagttacactgtcaatggaaaatcagcatacagagttacactgtcaatggaaaatcagcatacagagttacactgtcaatggaaaatcagcatacagagttacactgtcaatggaaaatcagcatacacagttacactgtcaatggaaaatcagcatacagagttacatTGTCAATGGaaaaatcagcatacagagttacactgtcaatggaaaatcagcatacagagttacactgtcaatggaaaatcagcatacagagttacactgtcaatggaaaatcagcatacagagttacactgtcaatggaaaatcagcatacagagttacactgtcaatggaaaatcagcatacagagttacactgtcaatggaaaatcagcatacagagttacactgtcaatggaaaatcagcatacagagttacactgtcaatggaaaatcagcatacagagttacactgtcaatggaaaatcagcatacagagttacactgtcaatggaaaatcagcatacagagttacactgtcaatggaaaatcagcacatacagagttacactgtcaatggaaaatcagcatacagagttacactgtcaatggaaaatcagcatacagagttacactgtcaatggaaaatcagcatacatagttacactgtcaatggaaaatcagcatacagagttacactgtcaatggaaaatcagccatacagagttacactgtcaatggaaaatcagcatacagagttacactgtcaatggaaaatcagcatacagagttacactgtcaatggaaaatcagcaaacagagttacactgtcaaGGGAAAATCAGCATACACAGTTACattgtcaatggaaaatcaccatacagagttacactgtcaatggaaaatcagcatacagagttacactgtcaatggaaaatcagcatacagagttacactgtcaatggaaaatcagcatacagagttacac
The Argopecten irradians isolate NY chromosome 9, Ai_NY, whole genome shotgun sequence DNA segment above includes these coding regions:
- the LOC138331545 gene encoding synaptic vesicle 2-related protein-like, producing the protein MFSRLVKYTKGDTYQDLDASQGERIDMDITDPAMREFAGLTPTGSSSGEFSHVGEGGILDMHQRRGTGSTIEPSEETYSIQQAIDNIGFGKFQIKLSILTGFAWMADAMEMMILAILSPALHCEWQLESWQQALITTIVFCGMFCSSSFWGSVCDKYGRRSELILCSVFTCYFGILSAFSPTFIWMLILRGLVGFGIGGALLSRTVTLYAEFLPSSSRARCVVLVEIFWAIGACFEVLLALVVMPTLGWKWLLGLSALPLLLFSICCFWLPESARYDMCRGQPEKAMATLERIAKENGKPMPLGRLVDSSSKTTSRGSIKDLFIPELRKTTILLWVIWFVSAFSYYGIVLMTTELFEISDGCHGSEIRAKAPCFLKCNGLNTGDYIDLTWTTFAEFPGLFVTVVVIEKIGRKFTMAMEFCVFTVFVLLSNICTSRPVLTFFLFVARAFISGAFQAAYVYTPEVYPTSMRAIGLGCCSAMARVGAIITPFIAQVLLRSSSYTAISTYGVISLVATAVSILLPIETKGREMKDTSHEVQNPSNSSR